The region CGCGATCGCCGCGAGTTGTGGGTGGCCGGCCTGTTGCACGACTGCGGCAAGATCACCACGCCCGATCACATCGTCGAGAAGTCGACCAAGCTGCAGACCATTTACGATCGCATCCACCTGGTGGACGCGCGTTACGAAGTGCTCAAGCGCGACGCCGAGATCCGCGTGCTCAAGGAAAAATGCGCGCTCGGCGCGGCATTGACCGCACAGAAAAGCGCCGAACTCGATGCCGCACTGGCGGCGGAATGCGAGGCGCTCGACGCCGAACGCAACTTCCTGCGCAAGAGCAACGTCGGTAGCGAAGGCATGAAGCCGGACGACCAGCAACGCGTGCTGGAGATCGCCAGGCGCCAGTGGCGCGGTCCGGACGGAACCATGCAGGACCTGCTCAGCACCGACGAAGCCGAGAACCTGCGCATCCGCGCCGGCACCCTCAACGACGCCGAACGCCAGGTGATCAACAACCACATCGTGGTCACCATCAAGATGCTGGAGTCGCTGCCGTGGCCGAAGCAGCTGCGCAATGTCACCGAATATGCCGGCGGCCACCATGAGCGCATGGACGGCAAGGGTTATCCGAAGGGGCTCACGCGCGAGCAGATGTCGCCGCAGGCGCGCATGATGGCGATTGCCGACATCTTCGAAGCACTGACCGCCGCCGACCGTCCATACAAGAAAGGCAACACGCTCAGCGAGGCGCTCGAGATCCTCGGCGGTTTCCGCCTGCGCAACCACATCGACCCCGACCTGTTCGATGTCTTCGTGCGCAGCAAGGTCTACCAGCAATACGCCGACAAGTTCATGCCCGCCAGCCAGATCGATGTCGTCGATCACAGCAAAATCCCGGGCTTCGTTCCTTAGTCCCTTCCTTAGATTTCTCCGGCGTCTCAACCTGCCGTCTCCCTTCGTGGCATGAAATCTGCCTCGGACGGAGACGCATGTCCATGGCCGGTCCAGGCTGGGCTGGGATAGAATCTGCAAAAAACTGGGAGTGAGACGGTGCACCTGATCTGGCTGGAAGACTTCATCGAACTGGCGCGTACGCGCAGCTTCTCGCGCGCGGCGGAAAACCGTTTCGTCACGCATCCCGCCTTCGGCCGCCGCATCAAGGCGCTGGAGCAATGGGTCGGCGCCGAGCTGGTGGTGCGCACGCATCCGGTGTCGCTGACGGCGGCGGGCCAGTTGTTCCTCGATGCGGCGACGCATTCGACCGACGTGCTGTATGCCGCGCGGGCGCAGTTGCAGGACGGCTCCGGGCCGGCCGAAAAAACCTTGCGCGTGGCCACCGGCCGTACGCTGGCGCGCACGTTTTTCCCCGATTGGTACGAGAACATCAACCAGCGCTTCGGACCGTTTCCGGTATCGGTCAGCACCGGCGGCGCGCAGGAGGTGATTCTGCGGCTGGGCGCCGGCGACGCCGATTTGCTGGTGATCTATTCGAGTCCGACCACGCGGCTGCTGATCGATCCGATGCGTTACGAATCGCTGACGCTGGCACGCGAAATCCTGTTGCCGGTGGTGGCCGCCGACGCCAGGGGAAGGCCGCGCTTCAAGCTGGCGCCGGCCAATGCAGCGACGCCGACGCCATGGCTGGGCTTCTCGCAATCGCTGACCTTGCGCGGCGTACTGGCCAAACACCTGGCCGGCTTGCCGAAGAAAGTTTCGCTGCGGATGGTGTATGAAGCCGACTCCTATGAATCCATCCACGAAATGGCGCGGCGCGGCGTCGGCGTGGCATGGTTGCCGCAACGGCTGGTGCAGGAAGACGTCAACGAGCGCCGTTTGCTGGTCATCGGCGAACCGGAGATGCGGGTCAACTTCGACATCTCGCTGTACCGCGTGCGCGGCAACGACGATGCGCTGGTCAACGCCATCTGGGACGGTGTCGCATCGGATGCCATCGACCGCTCCTGATCCTTTCGGGGACGCGCTCCGCAGCAAAAAGCACAAGCCTGTGCCGAAACGGCAATAAGCAAAAAAACGCGCTCACTATACTCCCTCAAAGTTCTCGCAACGCGTGTCGGTACGTCTGGAAACACGCTCCCAAATAGAGTGCAATGGAGTACAACGCGCACTATTTTCGAGCATCTTGCCAAGCATCCCGCCGCTTTCGAGCCACCTAGAATAAGCACGCAGACATGGCTGCCTCCGGCAGCAACAATGCGTAGCACCAAGAGAAAATGGGAGTCACCGCATGTCAGCCGAATTTGAGTCGTCATCACCACTGTCCGCCACCGCATCGCCGGCAGCCAAACGCAAGAATCCCTGGAAAGAAATCTGCGCCGCCAGCATCGGCAACGCGCTGGAGTTCTACGACCTGCTGATTTACGGCTACTTCGCCGTGGTCATCGGAAAATTGTTCTTCCCGGCGCAGGATGAGACCACCTCGCTGCTGCTGAGTGTGGGCACTTTCGGCATCTCCTTCGTGATCCGTCCGCTCGGCGCCATCGTGCTCGGTTCCTACGCCGACCGCGCCGGACGCAAGGCATCGCTGACCGCGTCGATTCTGATCATGATGGTCGGCACGGCGATGATCGCGTTTGCGCCGACCTATGCGCAGATCGGCATCGCCTCGCCGCTGATCATCATCGTGGCGCGCCTGTTGCAAGGCTTCTCCACCGGCGGCGAATTCGGCGCGGCCACCGCCTTCATGGTGGAGCACGCCGACGCCAAACGCCGCGGGTTTTTCGCCAGCTGGCAACTGTCGACGCAGGGCCTGGCCACTGTGCTCGCCGCCGGCGTCAGCGCTTTGCTCAGCTACAACCTGACGGATGCGCAGCTCAACGATTGGGGCTGGCGGGTGGCCTTCTGCTTTGGTCTGCTGGTGGGCCCGGTCGGTCTCTATATCCGAAGCCAGATCGATGAAACGCCGGAGTTCAAGAAGATCGCCGCCGACGCGGCTGTCGCCAAGGCGGAGAAATCGCCGCTGATGCTCGTGCTGGTGCGTGACCGCGTCAAGCTGCTGCTGGCCATCGGCGTGGTGGCCGGCGCCACCGCCTTCAACTATGTGCACAAGCTGTACATGCCGACCTACGCATTGAAGCAGTTGCATATTCCTGCGACTTCCTCCTTCATCGGCGCGCTGATCACCGGCCTGGTGCTGATGCTGACGGCGCCGGTGTTCGGTACGCTGTCCGATCGCTATGGCCGCTTCCGTGTGCTGACGATTGCGATGCTGTCGATCGGCCTGACCTCGTACCCGCTGTTCATGCTGCTCAATACCTGGCCGACCGTGACCACATTGATCGCCGTGCAGGGCATCGTCGGCGTGCTGATCGCCGCCTGCCTGGGGCCGATCCCGGCGATGCTGTCGGATATCTTCCCGACGCAGACGCGCGGCACCGGCCTGGCGCTGAGCTACAACTTCTCGGTGACCTTGTTCGGCGGCTTCTCGCCGCTGATCGTGACGTGGATGATCGCCGCTACCGAAAACAAGATGGCGCCGAGCTTCTATGTCATGGCCACTGCGTTGATTAGCCTGGTCGCGGTGATCGTGCTGGGCCGCCGCATGGGACGCAATCCGGCGCAATAAGCCGAACTAAGCCGAACCTCTTCTTCATTCATTTCTTTCACTCATTTTTATTTGAATCAGGCCGGATGCGCAGCAGCGCATCCGTTCACATCGTCAGCCTGGACGCTGGAGCAATCGCATGAAAACCCTGGAACAAGTACGCGCACAACTGAAACACTATCCGGTCGAGGTGGAGTTTCCCGACATCGCCAAATGGCAGCACGGCAATACCGGCGTCGACTACGTGCACAGCATCGACAGCGGCGTCGCCGGTCCGCACGTGATGATCCTGGCGCTGATGCACGGCAATGAAGTCAGCGGCGCGATCACCGTCGGCCGTTTGCTGCAAGCCGGCCTGCGTCCGCTGAAGGGCCGCATCACGCTCGGCTTCGCCAACGTCGAAGCCTATCGCCGTTTCGATGCGCGCAATCCCGATGCGACGCGCTACGTCGACGAAGACATGAACCGCGTCTGGTCGTCGTCGCGTCTCGACGGCGCCGAGGACAGCGTCGAACTGCGCCGCGCGCGTGAGCTGCGTCCTATCATCGATACGGTCGACTACATGCTCGACCTGCATTCCATGCATGAAGAAGCGCCGCCGCTGATCGTCAGCGGTCCGCTTGAAAAAGGCATCCGGTTCGCCGCCGATGTCGGCGCGCCGGAACACGTGATCATCGACGTCGGCCATCCCAACGGCAAGCGCATGCGCGACTATGCCGGCTTCGGCGATCCGGCCAGCGCCAAGAATGCCTTGCTGATCGAGACCGGCCAGCACTTCTCCACGCGCAGCAAGGACGTGGCGATGGATTCGGCTTGCCGCTTCCTGATCGCCACCGGCGTGATGGCCGAGCTAGACCTGCGCGCCTTCATGCTGGCCGGCGCCCCGGCACCGCAGCGCTTCTTCCGTGTGACCGAGCCGGTGGTGGCGACTTCCTACGATTTTGAATTTGCCGAAGATTATCGCGGCATGGAAATCATCGCCAAAGCTGGCACCGTGATCGCCCGCGAAGGCGCTCGCGAATTCGTCACGCCGTACGATAACTGCGTCATCGTCATGCCGTCGCTGCGCCAGCTCGGACCGGGCGTGACAGTGGTGCGGCTGGGGCATGTCGTCGCGCGCTAAATTAGCTGTAATTAGCTGTATTCACTCCGGGGGGAGATCTGCGCATCATGGGAAAAATGAAAATCGGCAAGCGGCTGACACTGGGTTTCGCCGCCATCATGCTGTTGTCCATCGTCATCACGGCGATCGGCATCTGGCGTTTGCAGGTAGTGTCCGATGTCACACGCGCGATGGTGGAACAGTCGGCGCGCAAGGAACGCCTGATCTCCAGCTGGTACGGCAGCCTGCGCGCCGGCATCGTGCGCACGATCGCGATTTCGCGCAGCGCCGACCCCACGTTGAAAACGTATTTCATTGATGAGGCCAAGGCATCGACCGCCAACTCCACGCGCCTGCAAAAAGAGATCGGCGAGTTGCTGAGCAGCGAGGAAGAAAAATCCCTGTATCAGAACATCGGCGAGCGCCGCAAGGTCTACCTGGCGTCGCACTATCGCATCCTCGACCTCAAATCGGCGGGCAACATCGAAGAAGGCAATCGCCTGCTTGATCAGGAGTTCGTGCCGCTGGCGAAGAGCTATCAGGATTCCATGCTCAAGTTGCTGGAACTGGAACAGCGTGACATCGACAAGACCACGCAGCAGATCGACGACATCGCCGCCGGCAGCCGGCGCCTGCTGCTGATTCTGGAAGGCTTGTCCTTGTTGCTGGGCTGCTTCTGCGCATGGTATCTGACGATCGGCATCACGCGTCCGATCAATGCGGCGCTGGGCATTTCGCGCCGCGTCGCCGCCGGCGACCTGAGCACGCAAGTCAGCGGCGGCGACGGCAAGAGCGCCGACGAAGTCGGGCAACTGCTGTCGTCCCTCAACGACATGAACGGCAGCCTGCGCAACATCGTCGGCAATGTACGCCAGGGCACCAACACGATTGCGGTGGCATCCGCCGAGATCAGCACCGGCAATCACGATCTGTCGGCGCGTACTGAGCAGCAGGCCAGTGCGCTTGAAGAGACCGCATCGGCAATGGAAGAACTGATCTCCACCGTACGCCAGAACGCCGACAACGCCGATACGGCCAGCCGATTAGCGTCGGAAGCGTCCGGCATCGCGGTCGAGGGCGGTGAGGTGGTGACCCGCGTGGTGGCGACCATGAGCGCCATCAACAGTTCGTCGCGC is a window of Herbaspirillum hiltneri N3 DNA encoding:
- a CDS encoding GAF and HD-GYP domain-containing protein; amino-acid sequence: MKNQHLDISHRLEKLTELSVELSTNRNIPLLLERILQTARSITLADGGTLYRTVEDEDSLAFYISINDTLGMHQGGSSAQKISIPNIQLTSPDGSKNLSAVAAYAANTRKSVNIPDVYQAEGFNFSGMRMFDEKFGYHSQSFLTVPMQDHEGELVGVLQLVNAIDPATGKPHPFSETDQYFIEALASQAAIAITNQQLIYRLENLFEHFIKLINMGIDEKSPHTGRHCEHVPELAMMLAEASHRTTEGPLADFQMTERDRRELWVAGLLHDCGKITTPDHIVEKSTKLQTIYDRIHLVDARYEVLKRDAEIRVLKEKCALGAALTAQKSAELDAALAAECEALDAERNFLRKSNVGSEGMKPDDQQRVLEIARRQWRGPDGTMQDLLSTDEAENLRIRAGTLNDAERQVINNHIVVTIKMLESLPWPKQLRNVTEYAGGHHERMDGKGYPKGLTREQMSPQARMMAIADIFEALTAADRPYKKGNTLSEALEILGGFRLRNHIDPDLFDVFVRSKVYQQYADKFMPASQIDVVDHSKIPGFVP
- a CDS encoding MFS transporter, which encodes MSAEFESSSPLSATASPAAKRKNPWKEICAASIGNALEFYDLLIYGYFAVVIGKLFFPAQDETTSLLLSVGTFGISFVIRPLGAIVLGSYADRAGRKASLTASILIMMVGTAMIAFAPTYAQIGIASPLIIIVARLLQGFSTGGEFGAATAFMVEHADAKRRGFFASWQLSTQGLATVLAAGVSALLSYNLTDAQLNDWGWRVAFCFGLLVGPVGLYIRSQIDETPEFKKIAADAAVAKAEKSPLMLVLVRDRVKLLLAIGVVAGATAFNYVHKLYMPTYALKQLHIPATSSFIGALITGLVLMLTAPVFGTLSDRYGRFRVLTIAMLSIGLTSYPLFMLLNTWPTVTTLIAVQGIVGVLIAACLGPIPAMLSDIFPTQTRGTGLALSYNFSVTLFGGFSPLIVTWMIAATENKMAPSFYVMATALISLVAVIVLGRRMGRNPAQ
- a CDS encoding methyl-accepting chemotaxis protein, translated to MGKMKIGKRLTLGFAAIMLLSIVITAIGIWRLQVVSDVTRAMVEQSARKERLISSWYGSLRAGIVRTIAISRSADPTLKTYFIDEAKASTANSTRLQKEIGELLSSEEEKSLYQNIGERRKVYLASHYRILDLKSAGNIEEGNRLLDQEFVPLAKSYQDSMLKLLELEQRDIDKTTQQIDDIAAGSRRLLLILEGLSLLLGCFCAWYLTIGITRPINAALGISRRVAAGDLSTQVSGGDGKSADEVGQLLSSLNDMNGSLRNIVGNVRQGTNTIAVASAEISTGNHDLSARTEQQASALEETASAMEELISTVRQNADNADTASRLASEASGIAVEGGEVVTRVVATMSAINSSSRKIVDIISVIDGIAFQTNILALNAAVEAARAGEQGRGFAVVASEVRSLAQRSATAAKEIKLLIDDSVKTVGDGGVLVEQAGATMERVVGSVRKVAEIVGEISLASREQSSGIEQVNLAISQMDEMTQQNAALVEQAAAAAASMQSQAASLAQLVSVFSLDHGSRTAASLSAPSPLPALTQAA
- a CDS encoding M14 family metallopeptidase, producing the protein MKTLEQVRAQLKHYPVEVEFPDIAKWQHGNTGVDYVHSIDSGVAGPHVMILALMHGNEVSGAITVGRLLQAGLRPLKGRITLGFANVEAYRRFDARNPDATRYVDEDMNRVWSSSRLDGAEDSVELRRARELRPIIDTVDYMLDLHSMHEEAPPLIVSGPLEKGIRFAADVGAPEHVIIDVGHPNGKRMRDYAGFGDPASAKNALLIETGQHFSTRSKDVAMDSACRFLIATGVMAELDLRAFMLAGAPAPQRFFRVTEPVVATSYDFEFAEDYRGMEIIAKAGTVIAREGAREFVTPYDNCVIVMPSLRQLGPGVTVVRLGHVVAR
- a CDS encoding LysR family transcriptional regulator, coding for MHLIWLEDFIELARTRSFSRAAENRFVTHPAFGRRIKALEQWVGAELVVRTHPVSLTAAGQLFLDAATHSTDVLYAARAQLQDGSGPAEKTLRVATGRTLARTFFPDWYENINQRFGPFPVSVSTGGAQEVILRLGAGDADLLVIYSSPTTRLLIDPMRYESLTLAREILLPVVAADARGRPRFKLAPANAATPTPWLGFSQSLTLRGVLAKHLAGLPKKVSLRMVYEADSYESIHEMARRGVGVAWLPQRLVQEDVNERRLLVIGEPEMRVNFDISLYRVRGNDDALVNAIWDGVASDAIDRS